TCTGCGACATCTCCGACATACATCTCTTCGAGCCCACCTCTCAGCCCCGATACGATCGCCTGCGCAATCGCGCGCGGCGCCACCTTCGGCGGCGGCACGGTCTGAAACCATTCGGTGTCGACGGGCCCGGTGAACAGGTTCATCACCCGGACGCCCGCGGGCCTGAGCTCCGCGCGAAGGCAGTGCGACAGCGACAGGCAGGCTGCCTGCGAGGCCGAGTAGGCGCCAAAGGCAGGCCAGTTCGCCAGCGCATAGACCGAGAGAATGTTGACCCAAGCGGCGCTGTTATTGATGCCGTCGGCGCCGCGCATCCGCATGGCGGGTCCAAAGGCCTGCGCGAGGTTGATGAAGCCGAGATAGGCCTGGTCGATCTCGTCGCGTGCGATGCTTGTGCCCCGGCGGTCGAGCAGGCCGCCCGGCCGCACATATTCCGTCGTGTTGACAAGGATATCGACCTTACCGCCGATGTCGGCGGCCAGATCGGCGGCGGACTTTTCGTCGGCTGCGTCAAGGGTAACGATCTCGATCCCGTCCTGACCACGCAGCAGCTTCTCGCCGGCGAACGGCCGCCATGGTTCGGCAACGCCGACGAATACCGTCTTGGCCCCTGCACCCTTCAAGGCGGCGACGGCTTCCTGGCCGATCACGCTGCGGCCGTTGGTCACGAGCACGCGCCGGAATTTCGGGTCGGCCGTCATTTCCCGCCACTGCTTGTCGTCTACCATGTTGGGAGTCTCCCCCTCAGGATGGGCAAAGGCCACCGCCTGACCGCTCTTGTCGAGTTGCAACGACATGCGGACGGGCGTGCCCTCCGCGCAGTCGGCGTGGAGGTGTGCCACGATCGTCGGACCGCAATCCATCTTCACGAGGCCGATCCGCCAGGGCGCCCGCTCGCGGAAGTAGACATCGCTCGGCACGCGCGCCGTCGTCTCGGAAAGGAGCATGCCTCGGCGCGGCGCGTCGACGAATGCGAGGCCCAACGACAGGCATGACGGACACGCCTCCCGCGCCGGATAAGCAAAGGTGCCGCAAGCCTCACAGCGTTGCAGCATGAAGCGGCCTTCGGCGGCTGCCCGCGTAAACCCATGGGACGTCCTGCTGCGCGGTCGCGGTGGCGAGGCAGGAAGCCGCGTCCGCAACAGCGGGTTCTTGCGCCGGGGCGGTTTGATCGGCTCGATCATCGCGAAGGCCCTGCAAAGATCGCGGCGCCCGATGCCAGGCCGCGGTCATAGTTGATCATGCCGAAGCCCGAGGCCAGGCAGAGGTTTGCGTCGCTGGCCTGGGTCGGCCCCGCGATTCCCAGAACCTGCCGCAGCCCTTCGACGAGACCGAGATAAGCGCCGGCCGCGCCGGCCTGCCCGGCCGAGAGTTGCCCGCCCGAGGTGTTGTGCGGAAAGTCGCCGTCGATG
This genomic stretch from Bradyrhizobium sp. CCGB12 harbors:
- a CDS encoding SDR family NAD(P)-dependent oxidoreductase produces the protein MIEPIKPPRRKNPLLRTRLPASPPRPRSRTSHGFTRAAAEGRFMLQRCEACGTFAYPAREACPSCLSLGLAFVDAPRRGMLLSETTARVPSDVYFRERAPWRIGLVKMDCGPTIVAHLHADCAEGTPVRMSLQLDKSGQAVAFAHPEGETPNMVDDKQWREMTADPKFRRVLVTNGRSVIGQEAVAALKGAGAKTVFVGVAEPWRPFAGEKLLRGQDGIEIVTLDAADEKSAADLAADIGGKVDILVNTTEYVRPGGLLDRRGTSIARDEIDQAYLGFINLAQAFGPAMRMRGADGINNSAAWVNILSVYALANWPAFGAYSASQAACLSLSHCLRAELRPAGVRVMNLFTGPVDTEWFQTVPPPKVAPRAIAQAIVSGLRGGLEEMYVGDVAEETRQRLAANPKALERELDR